The Syntrophotalea acetylenivorans genome contains the following window.
CAGTTTTTCCATTCAATGTACTTATAAAACGTTTCCCACCAACACGGCTAATTGCTGTTCTGAAAAATACCAACTTGAATCCCTTGGTCCATGACTTGTCCTCGAACATCACCGCAAAATCGTTCCCTCTACGACTTTCTCGAACCTTAACAACCCTACCTTCAAAAGTAACAACTGATCCAACATGCTGCTTGTAATCACTCAAAGTAACGACATTAGGAGTATAATCTCTACCTTGTGCTTTTTTCCCACCAGCAAGAGCAACTATATTTGTTGACTGACATGAAACGCACCTTGAATCATTTACTTCACGTAATACCTGCAGACTTTCAGTGTGATAAAAAACAGTACAAGATTGACATTGATGTAAGCCAAGCGTCCTATCAAGAGGAGCGCCTGTAAATGCGTCATGCAAACCTGAAAGGTCTAGTTTGGCCAAATCTGTTGTTGTACTGCTTGAGGCAGAGGAATCTCTGAACTTGATATTTGACTTAGCTCTAGATTGCGAGGCAGGACGAAAAGTTTGACTCTCCTGCCTTTTTCTTACTGTTCTGGGATGGGAAGCAGACGAAGAATTAGTACTTGGTGGCCGATCCTCCCCCTTAAAGGCGTTTATAATAACAACTAAGAGCCAGATTCCCCCGACAACTAAAAGTACTTCCACCCACCCCTCCAAGCTAAATGTATCTTAATACGCAATCATATCAAGCTGAGAAATCATCGTTTAAAAAGGAGGGACATCAAGAGGTACTTCTCCATTTTCTGACGGAGGATAGCCAAAAATAGCTATCTCCTCTGGGGAAATTTCTTCAGATGCAAAACCTTTAAACTTTTTAGGCTGTGAAAGGACTTGCATCTGGCTTGCTATAACCTCAGTGATGTGCCTCTTATTTCCATTGCGATCATCATATGACCGTGTTTGCAGCTTTCCTTCTATGTAAACCTGTGATCCCTTTATTAAATCCTGACTACATATTTCTGCCAGTTTTGACCAAGAGACAACATTATGCCATTCGGTACTCTCTTGCTGTTAGCCTAATTTATTGTTGTAGCGTTCTGATG
Protein-coding sequences here:
- a CDS encoding OB-fold nucleic acid binding domain-containing protein, producing the protein MEVLLVVGGIWLLVVIINAFKGEDRPPSTNSSSASHPRTVRKRQESQTFRPASQSRAKSNIKFRDSSASSSTTTDLAKLDLSGLHDAFTGAPLDRTLGLHQCQSCTVFYHTESLQVLREVNDSRCVSCQSTNIVALAGGKKAQGRDYTPNVVTLSDYKQHVGSVVTFEGRVVKVRESRRGNDFAVMFEDKSWTKGFKLVFFRTAISRVGGKRFISTLNGKTVKVRGLIVKHQTFGYEIIVSEKSMILSAK
- a CDS encoding single-stranded DNA-binding protein, with the translated sequence MAEICSQDLIKGSQVYIEGKLQTRSYDDRNGNKRHITEVIASQMQVLSQPKKFKGFASEEISPEEIAIFGYPPSENGEVPLDVPPF